The nucleotide window CACGCCGCGCACGCGTGCCGCCTCGACGACTCCTTCGGTCGTCTCCAGCAGTTGACCTTGCCCGGCGGCGGGCGCCAGCCTCAGCGCCAGCTCGCGCATCAGTACGGCGCGCGGGTCCATGCCGCGGTAGACGGCGTGACCGAAGCCGGGCAGCACGGCGCCGGCGCGGGCGTAGCGCTCCACCACGCTCTCGGCGCCCTCCTCCTGCGCGGCGGCGAAGAGCGAGCGTAGCTGCCGGTCGATGCCGCCGTGCAGCGGTCCGCGCAGGGTGGAGAGGGCGGCGAGCACGCAGGAGATCAGGTCCGCGCGCGTCGAGGCGGCCACGCGGCCGGCGAAGGTCGAGGCGTTCAGCTCGTGGTCGGCGTAGAGGATCAGTACCTGCTCCAGCGCCCGCGCAGTCTCCGGCGCCGCGCCGCTTCCGCGCAGGGCCGCCAGAAATCGCGCGGCGATTCCCGCTTCCGGCGGCGGAAGCGGGAGGTCAGCGCCCGGGCGGCTGCCGGCAGCCGCTACCTCCGCGACGAGCAGGACAACGGCGGAGAGCAGGCGCGCAACGGTGCCCGTCGTCACGGTTTCAACCGGGGCGCCCAGCTCGGCGACGTGCAGCCCGAGTAGAGGCAGCGCGGCCTGCAGGCGCACGCTCGGC belongs to Dehalococcoidia bacterium and includes:
- a CDS encoding citrate/2-methylcitrate synthase; the protein is MAEPGELVKPFGVTVLPSAISSIDAEGLRYRGYRVEDLAARCRYEAVAWLLWTGELPSAGQRAALQADLAAGAALPAALRTAIAALPGGAPPSVRLQAALPLLGLHVAELGAPVETVTTGTVARLLSAVVLLVAEVAAAGSRPGADLPLPPPEAGIAARFLAALRGSGAAPETARALEQVLILYADHELNASTFAGRVAASTRADLISCVLAALSTLRGPLHGGIDRQLRSLFAAAQEEGAESVVERYARAGAVLPGFGHAVYRGMDPRAVLMRELALRLAPAAGQGQLLETTEGVVEAARVRGVPPPNVDLYTLVLYRALDIPDQLSSLVFAMGRLAGWCAHILEQYERNRLIRPRAAYVGAEPRELPAEWPAAGD